CAAGTAGCGGCAGACGACAGCCTGCAGAGCAAGTCAACCAGTCAGAGTCTAAAAAGCCAGAGCTTTTACTGACCTGGTTCCACAGATCGCCTCATTTCGCATTACGTTCCTACACTATACCGTCTCTTCTCAAAGGTCCTATACATCTTCGCAAAGCCTCGAGAAACCCCCCTGGCAGACGACTTTGTGCTGGAAACCAGCCAGATAAGCGGCCCGGCATCATTCACTCTCATGAGCCGCTTCGAAGAAAAGTCGAGCGATCTCGACTACATCGACAAGGCGGCAGAATGCCTCGACCACATGGCTGCCGGCATCGACACCACCGGCGACGGCCTATGCTTCCTCCTGTGGGAACTATCTCAACCACGGTCGCTCGGCTTCCAGCGCAAGCTTGCGGATGAATTGCACCAGAATCCCGGAATTCCCCTTGATCGGCTCCCATACCTCGACGCCGTGGTCAACGAAGGCCTGCGGTGCTTCCCGCCGATCCCAATGTCCCTGCCGCGGTACGTTCCGCAGGGGGGGCGCTCTGTTGACAACTTCTGGCTGCCCGAGCAGACGATTGTGAGCTGCCAGGCCTATTCGGTGCATCGCCTCAACAGTGACGTGTTCCCTGATGGAGATCGGTTTAACCCTGATCGCTGGCTGGAGCAGGACGGAGATGCAGACCGAAGGCGGATGCAGTTTGCGTTTTCCAACGGAGGCCGAGGCTGTGTTGGAAAGCAGTAAGTTGActttttggccttttttttttttttttttttttggcaataAGAATCTCCCCAGGGCTGACCAAAGTTTGATGCGTTATTATTAGTCTGGCCATTATCGAAATGAAGACTCTGCTGCGAGACATCTATTCCAGCTACAGCACGACGCCGCACAAGTCTATGAAGGCGGAGGATATGGCAATGTCGGATCAGCTCATCTCATCGAGGCCTCTGAGCCAGAAATGCCTTCTTCATTTCCACCCCCTCGACGTAAATAGCCAGTAGGAAGTGTATAAATTGTGAAATACGAAAATGATCATCGTggacatacatacacacatagCACATGTGGTActggtacctacctactacttgGTAGTATATGACGGTGATCGCGCTACCCTGCAGCGATATAAATGGACTCGCCATTTTGAACTAATAACGTACCTCCATGTAGTCAAATGCCCTTTCTGAACCAGCAGAATCGAAAGAGCATGGAATTGAATACTGCTACCACGGTAATAGGCTACGTATACATGATTCCTATGGGCTGGGAAGAATGCCGAGGGCTATGCCCAACGGCAACCATCAGGATATATCGAGAGCAGCATCCGGGCATCAATTGGCTGGAAAAATACACGAACCCTTATGCACATGCACAGATGAACTTAAAACAAGATTTTCGCGAAAGGCTGCAGCGGTTGTACAAGCCCTTAGGCCCGAAATCCGGCAATATGGATATTCCTTCGCTGTTTGGACAAACACCGAGGGCACAGCATCGTCAATCACAtggctcttctccatctgctTGTTCGTCTGACTAATACCAACAATtcctactactagtagttagTAGTCAGTAGTCAGTAGGCAGATGGTGGCGTGATGTTTCAAAAATTAGAGCCCAGATATGGACCTTCTATAGCTGTATCGACTATTTTGCATGTGCGTTTCAATTTGCCCAGAGCCCAGTCGGCTCTCTCCGCACCAGGCCCTAGGGCACAGACAGCCAGACAGACAGGCATGCATGAGCCCGCATATTCCGTGCCAAGAACTGCTGCAGCAAATGGCTCAATGCAGCTTAGAACGCGCCGCCAGTCTGACACGCAATCCATTCGACACAGACGTGCCGTGCACCAGTCCCAGAAGCCCATCCGAGCACACTTTTCTGCGGCCATTGTCTCGGCGTATCCGGAGATATGCCGGGCCCGTGTCGGCGGCGCAGATGCACGCACTGCTGGTGGTTgcctgctgtgctgctgtaGCGATGGCGCTAGAGAAGCCGAGAGCGAGCCCCGGGGCGCTGAAGACGCCGGAAGAGTCGCAGCTGCCAGCGGCTGCTTTAGTGGATATGAACCCTTCTGCAGCGCCGTGATGCACTAAAgtgtaaaaaagaagaaaaaaaaaaaaaaagaaaattttaaaggccaaaaataaaaaaaaaattccgcGCTTGCTGACAACTTTGCCCCCACCTGGATCTCGGCCTGATTCAAAATCCTGGTAGCctctttatattctttcaccttcttctttctttcccttcttccttttcccctcATCCAACTCGACGACTCCGTATCGACTCCGTCAGATACTGCATCTGCCAGAATCTCTGAGCTTCTCGATCTCCACCATCTGCCAGGCCTGCTGACTGTCTTGTCGGTCGCAGCGCACTTTTTTCCACAGCGATTTTTTTCGCCTCCAGCTGAGCAATCAACCGCACATAGCCGCAGAGCTTCTGTGATATACGCCATACGCCCTTCTTCAGCTATCCTCCTCCATCAATCTCCCTAGATTGTCTGCTTCTACCAGCATTCTGCCCACTTAGCAGTCTATTGCCGGTACCTTGTTGTTTATGTATCAGCACGATTCCGCCACCGTATCCAGACGTTTCTTCACGCTGCAGCTATTTCGCATACCGCGGAAACCTAGCAGTCCCGATATTAGATCCGACGGT
The Trichoderma asperellum chromosome 7, complete sequence DNA segment above includes these coding regions:
- a CDS encoding uncharacterized protein (EggNog:ENOG41~SECRETED:SignalP(1-24)), with translation MLLLSPVVLLAAAALLATIQLIRCLRSPLSKIPGPTVSKFTTLVLKWKEIHAQRTTYVHQLHLQYGPVVRIAPNEVSFTSWEALKEIYCSGGSGYDKTEFYDLFKIYGRRTMFTTLDKAGHAKRKRILADRYANSNVMKSASVTGVQERSSKFLRRCVSSPGGVADIFPYTHMPEMMHQVAADDSLQNRLISHYVPTLYRLFSKVLYIFAKPRETPLADDFVLETSQISGPASFTLMSRFEEKSSDLDYIDKAAECLDHMAAGIDTTGDGLCFLLWELSQPRSLGFQRKLADELHQNPGIPLDRLPYLDAVVNEGLRCFPPIPMSLPRYVPQGGRSVDNFWLPEQTIVSCQAYSVHRLNSDVFPDGDRFNPDRWLEQDGDADRRRMQFAFSNGGRGCVGKHLAIIEMKTLLRDIYSSYSTTPHKSMKAEDMAMSDQLISSRPLSQKCLLHFHPLDVNSQ